From Triticum urartu cultivar G1812 chromosome 2, Tu2.1, whole genome shotgun sequence, a single genomic window includes:
- the LOC125541237 gene encoding uncharacterized protein LOC125541237: MPIRSAPCAWTVEEFKKWVDVNGDGRISKAELRQAIRRRGCWFATVRAGRAVRRADRDHNGYVDDAELENLVAFAREHLGMNISAR, translated from the coding sequence ATGCCGATAAGGAGCGCCCCGTGTGCGTGGACGGTGGAGGAATTCAAGAAGTGGGTCGACGTGAACGGCGACGGCCGGATCAGCAAGGCCGAGCTCCGGCAGGCCATCCGCCGCCGGGGCTGCTGGTTCGCCACCGTTAGGGCCGGCCGCGCCGTCCGCCGCGCCGACAGGGACCACAACGGCTACGTCGACGACGCCGAGCTCGAGAACCTCGTCGCTTTCGCGCGGGAACACCTCGGCATGAACATCTCTGCCCGTTAG